One segment of Thermovenabulum gondwanense DNA contains the following:
- the deoC gene encoding deoxyribose-phosphate aldolase, with product MKSEELAKLIDHTLLKPTANFEDIDRLCDEAVKYNFYSVCVNSAFVDYAVKKLLNTPVLVCTTVGFPLGAVHKEAKAYEARKAVSQGALEVDMVINLGLLKSGDYFEVRNDIEGVVSAAKQENKDAKVKVIIETCFLSESEKVTAAKLCQEANADFVKTSTGFGTGGATVEDVKLLRMLVGNTMGVKASGGIRDLDTTLKMIEAGANRIGTSSGVAIIEELIKKSR from the coding sequence TGAGGAACTGGCAAAATTAATCGATCACACTTTATTGAAACCGACAGCTAATTTTGAAGATATTGACAGGCTGTGCGATGAAGCTGTAAAATATAACTTTTATTCCGTATGTGTGAATTCAGCTTTTGTAGACTATGCTGTAAAGAAATTATTAAACACACCCGTTTTAGTCTGCACTACGGTTGGTTTCCCTCTGGGTGCCGTGCATAAAGAGGCAAAAGCCTATGAGGCAAGGAAGGCCGTTAGCCAGGGGGCTTTAGAAGTTGATATGGTCATAAATTTGGGACTTTTGAAAAGTGGAGATTATTTTGAAGTAAGAAATGACATTGAAGGTGTGGTATCTGCGGCAAAGCAGGAGAATAAGGATGCTAAGGTTAAAGTAATTATTGAGACCTGCTTTTTATCCGAGAGCGAGAAGGTTACGGCTGCAAAGCTCTGTCAGGAAGCCAACGCTGATTTCGTGAAGACCTCCACCGGATTCGGCACGGGAGGGGCAACGGTCGAAGATGTTAAGCTTTTAAGAATGCTTGTAGGTAATACGATGGGGGTAAAAGCCTCCGGTGGAATAAGGGATTTAGATACTACGTTAAAGATGATTGAAGCAGGAGCAAATAGAATAGGTACAAGTTCTGGGGTAGCAATCATCGAAGAGTTAATTAAAAAGAGCCGGTAG
- a CDS encoding FG-GAP-like repeat-containing protein: protein MRAKYNVQWASKDLGFEARTIVGDVDGDGVNEIITIANLENVSGSVIVIFKKRRNAIVEVGRLELNRDSHLVYIFDIDRDGKKEIIVGTDNNIAVYRLEDRRIRFITESAGIGGPASSIAVGDFDNDGYVEIIVSVRNKVYIFRWKNGLVLINSVNFKGNVKVAAGDVDNDGRLEVIIKEANDSTGTIYIFELRNNELRRITSVIIRNIAHGFLVVKDVDGDRKAEIIFNSKDDFIYILKKVDREFIFFRKDVPESKGLNEAVVYDIDNDGLNEIIAISLNSLIILEIGNREVKVKLLQMIPNGAISVSAGELDGMSPPEIVIGTSYGYVYLLQTVRDGIGDKLLVGRVQSIIQDTVDIPAGKPDASRIVEANAKFIVKDTRVIKDKVIVDGDVEVKVLYVANLPSQPVHFFEDVIPFLQFIHLYGAHPGMEALVHFKTEYVDAKLISPRKAKITVVFEMFVKLVKFY, encoded by the coding sequence ATGAGAGCAAAATACAATGTTCAGTGGGCAAGTAAAGATCTGGGATTTGAAGCAAGAACAATTGTGGGAGACGTGGACGGGGACGGTGTTAATGAGATTATCACCATAGCCAATTTAGAAAATGTCAGCGGGTCTGTTATCGTGATTTTTAAAAAAAGAAGAAATGCCATTGTAGAAGTGGGCAGGCTGGAATTAAATCGTGATTCTCATTTAGTTTATATTTTCGATATAGACAGGGATGGAAAAAAGGAAATAATAGTTGGAACTGATAACAATATTGCCGTTTACAGATTGGAAGATAGAAGAATACGATTTATTACGGAAAGTGCCGGGATCGGTGGGCCTGCCTCTTCGATTGCGGTAGGGGATTTTGATAATGATGGTTATGTAGAAATTATAGTAAGTGTTAGAAATAAAGTTTACATTTTCAGATGGAAAAACGGATTGGTGCTGATAAATAGTGTAAATTTTAAAGGGAATGTTAAAGTGGCAGCAGGTGATGTAGATAACGACGGAAGGCTTGAGGTTATAATAAAAGAAGCAAATGATTCTACGGGTACCATATATATATTCGAACTGAGAAATAATGAACTAAGGAGGATAACATCCGTTATTATCAGAAACATAGCCCATGGTTTTCTCGTGGTAAAAGATGTGGACGGTGATAGAAAAGCTGAGATAATTTTCAATTCCAAGGATGATTTTATTTATATTCTTAAAAAAGTTGACAGGGAATTTATATTCTTTAGAAAAGACGTACCGGAATCGAAAGGCTTAAATGAAGCGGTGGTGTACGATATTGATAACGACGGATTGAATGAAATAATCGCTATTTCCTTAAATAGTTTGATTATCCTGGAAATAGGGAACAGAGAAGTTAAAGTAAAATTGTTACAGATGATTCCGAATGGTGCCATTAGTGTTTCCGCTGGAGAATTGGATGGAATGAGTCCACCGGAAATAGTAATAGGAACATCCTACGGTTACGTATACCTTTTACAAACGGTCAGGGATGGCATAGGAGATAAATTGCTTGTAGGAAGGGTTCAGTCTATAATACAGGATACCGTAGATATACCTGCTGGAAAACCCGATGCTTCAAGGATAGTAGAAGCCAATGCTAAATTTATTGTGAAAGATACCCGGGTAATCAAAGATAAGGTAATAGTGGACGGAGATGTGGAGGTCAAGGTGCTATATGTTGCAAATCTACCTTCCCAGCCGGTACATTTCTTTGAAGATGTCATACCTTTCCTGCAATTTATTCATCTTTACGGTGCTCATCCCGGGATGGAGGCTCTTGTACATTTTAAAACCGAATATGTGGATGCAAAATTGATTTCACCGAGAAAAGCCAAGATAACTGTGGTATTCGAGATGTTTGTGAAACTGGTAAAATTTTATTAG
- a CDS encoding general stress protein, with protein MAVKTVIGVFENKQQAEKAVNALRNSGFDTNEISIVAKGGKKNNGNNGDEETLEMDTLTDGTATGGVIGGLAGLAIGAGALAIPGIGPLFAAGPIAGLLSGAATGGIAGSLIDWGIPAERGRYYEEEVKKGKMLTVIRAHEQKVQQAADLLRQNGAKDVETH; from the coding sequence ATGGCGGTTAAAACCGTAATCGGTGTTTTTGAAAATAAGCAGCAGGCTGAAAAAGCGGTAAATGCCTTGAGAAATTCTGGTTTTGATACAAATGAGATTTCCATTGTGGCAAAAGGAGGCAAAAAAAATAACGGGAATAATGGCGATGAAGAAACTCTGGAGATGGATACCCTTACCGATGGAACCGCAACGGGAGGAGTTATTGGAGGGCTGGCGGGTCTTGCCATAGGGGCAGGAGCTCTTGCTATTCCCGGTATAGGGCCGCTCTTTGCAGCAGGACCGATTGCAGGGCTGTTGTCGGGAGCGGCAACGGGGGGCATAGCGGGAAGCCTTATTGATTGGGGAATTCCTGCCGAACGGGGCAGATACTATGAAGAGGAAGTTAAGAAGGGAAAAATGCTAACAGTCATAAGAGCCCACGAACAAAAAGTGCAGCAAGCTGCAGATCTTTTAAGGCAAAATGGGGCAAAAGATGTGGAAACCCACTAA
- the rpoN gene encoding RNA polymerase factor sigma-54 yields MQVNFSLNLTQTQKLLMTPELKQAITILQLSSLELTEYIENELVENPILEIEDEEYEDQEEIGAPGEEDYNIEWQEYLEQCADADFVRMPKEEKEEKSFENFVSLAPTLQEYLLNQLFLMNIDKRSFKIGEFLIGNIDNRGYLTLSIREAAEILKVRESEVERVLKIVQSFDPPGVGARDLKECLIIQLEQKGILDDLLRRIIEEHLEDLAEAKYSRIAERLNISLSKVQELKDIILTLDPKPGRNFASGNETQYIIPDASVRKINDEYIILMNDTVTPKLSINPYYRSLLNSEDKDPGALKFLAKRFESALWLIKSIEQRRMTLYKVIKAIIDVQKEFLDNGIAYLKRLTLKQIADKVGVHESTVSRAINGKYIQTPRGIFELKFFFSNGLEGFDGSAISAETIKKMIKEMINAENPYNPISDQKIADELKEKGINISRRTVAKYREEIGIPCSAKRKRLA; encoded by the coding sequence ATGCAGGTAAATTTTAGTCTTAATTTAACACAAACTCAAAAACTATTAATGACGCCGGAATTAAAACAGGCAATAACCATACTCCAGCTTTCGAGCTTAGAACTTACGGAATATATAGAAAATGAACTGGTGGAAAATCCCATTCTGGAAATTGAAGATGAGGAATACGAAGATCAGGAAGAAATTGGCGCTCCGGGGGAAGAGGATTACAACATCGAATGGCAGGAGTATTTAGAACAGTGTGCGGATGCGGATTTTGTTAGGATGCCCAAGGAAGAAAAGGAAGAAAAAAGCTTTGAGAATTTTGTTTCTTTAGCCCCCACCTTGCAGGAATATCTGCTAAACCAGCTTTTCCTTATGAATATAGATAAACGAAGCTTTAAAATCGGAGAGTTTCTTATAGGAAACATAGATAACCGCGGATACCTTACCTTAAGCATAAGGGAAGCGGCTGAAATTCTAAAGGTAAGAGAGTCTGAAGTGGAACGGGTATTAAAAATTGTGCAAAGTTTTGACCCACCGGGTGTAGGAGCAAGGGATTTAAAAGAGTGCCTTATTATTCAATTGGAACAAAAGGGGATTTTAGATGATCTCTTGAGAAGGATTATAGAAGAACATCTGGAAGATTTAGCAGAAGCAAAATATTCCAGGATAGCCGAAAGGTTAAATATTAGCCTTTCTAAGGTTCAAGAATTGAAGGATATCATTCTGACCCTGGATCCCAAGCCAGGAAGAAATTTCGCTTCGGGGAATGAAACTCAATACATCATACCCGATGCTTCGGTGAGAAAAATTAACGATGAATATATAATCCTGATGAACGATACGGTTACACCCAAACTTTCAATCAATCCTTATTACCGTTCCCTGCTTAATTCGGAAGATAAGGACCCAGGTGCTCTAAAATTCTTAGCCAAGAGATTTGAATCCGCATTGTGGCTGATAAAAAGTATAGAACAAAGGCGAATGACTCTATATAAAGTCATAAAAGCTATCATAGATGTTCAAAAGGAGTTTTTAGATAACGGTATAGCATATTTAAAACGCTTAACATTAAAACAGATAGCGGACAAAGTAGGGGTGCATGAATCCACAGTAAGCAGAGCGATTAACGGCAAATACATTCAAACACCAAGGGGAATATTTGAACTTAAATTTTTCTTCAGCAACGGTTTGGAAGGCTTTGACGGCAGCGCAATTTCCGCTGAAACCATAAAAAAGATGATAAAAGAAATGATAAATGCGGAAAACCCTTATAATCCTATTAGCGATCAGAAAATTGCCGATGAATTAAAAGAAAAGGGTATTAACATCTCCAGGAGAACCGTTGCTAAGTACAGGGAAGAAATAGGGATTCCCTGTTCAGCCAAGAGAAAAAGACTTGCTTAA
- the gap gene encoding type I glyceraldehyde-3-phosphate dehydrogenase — protein sequence MKVRVGINGFGRIGRNSFKAALKNHPEIEIVAINDLMDAPTLAHLLKYDSVFGRFEGKVEAKGNSIIVNDKEIRIFAEKDPGNIPWKDLGVDVVVESSGVFTSKDKAVLHIEKGGAKKVIISAPAKDEDITIVMGVNHEKYNPKEHHVISNASCTTNCLAPVAKVLMDNFGIQKGLMNTVHSYTNDQRILDLPHKDLRRARAAALNIIPTTTGAAKAVALVIPELKGKLNGFALRVPTPTVSIVDFTVLLEKKVTAEEVNDALRAAAEGSMKGILGYTDEPLVSMDFKGSEYSSIVDGLSTMVIEGDFVKVIAWYDNEWGYSCRVMDLVKYIAEKGL from the coding sequence ATGAAAGTTAGAGTGGGGATTAATGGTTTTGGAAGAATTGGAAGGAACTCCTTCAAGGCAGCTTTAAAAAATCACCCCGAAATAGAAATTGTAGCTATAAATGACCTGATGGATGCTCCCACCCTGGCACACCTTTTAAAGTACGATTCCGTTTTTGGCAGGTTTGAGGGCAAAGTCGAAGCAAAAGGAAATTCCATAATCGTGAACGATAAGGAAATAAGGATTTTTGCGGAAAAGGACCCGGGGAATATACCCTGGAAGGATTTAGGAGTAGATGTTGTGGTGGAATCCTCCGGTGTATTTACTTCTAAAGACAAAGCTGTTTTACATATTGAAAAAGGTGGAGCCAAAAAAGTAATTATTTCAGCGCCGGCAAAGGACGAAGATATTACAATAGTCATGGGTGTAAACCATGAAAAATACAACCCGAAAGAGCATCACGTTATTTCTAACGCTTCATGTACGACCAACTGTCTTGCACCGGTAGCCAAGGTCTTAATGGATAATTTTGGAATACAGAAGGGATTAATGAATACGGTTCACTCGTATACCAATGATCAGAGAATTCTTGATTTACCTCATAAGGATTTAAGAAGGGCAAGGGCAGCGGCTTTAAATATAATTCCTACAACTACGGGTGCTGCAAAAGCTGTGGCTCTGGTAATTCCGGAATTAAAAGGAAAGTTAAACGGATTTGCTTTGAGAGTGCCTACCCCAACGGTTTCAATTGTAGATTTTACAGTTTTGTTAGAAAAGAAAGTCACGGCAGAAGAGGTAAATGATGCCCTGAGAGCTGCTGCAGAGGGTTCCATGAAAGGAATTCTCGGTTATACCGATGAACCCCTGGTTTCAATGGATTTCAAAGGATCGGAGTATTCTTCAATTGTGGATGGTTTATCCACAATGGTAATTGAAGGGGACTTTGTAAAGGTTATAGCATGGTACGACAATGAATGGGGTTATTCCTGCAGGGTTATGGATCTGGTAAAATATATTGCAGAAAAAGGACTGTAA
- a CDS encoding sugar-binding transcriptional regulator translates to MENIAELIKKISPESVEIIEKRYRILKNIQYYQPIGRRLLANYTHFTERTLRTEIKKLLEFGLLEIDDNGMKLTKEGESLIGDMEEFIFNLKGLNRYVTNIENMYNCHCLIVPGDADSDESVKREMGKKAATLLKSLIRGKEIIAVTGGSTMAEVPRGITKTMEYENVMVVPARGGLGERVEYQANTIAAEMAKKLGAKYKLLFVPENLRPETLKTIIEEPVLSEVISMIKRADILIHGIGIAEEMARRRGLSQREVEIIKEKGAVAEAFGYYFDIEGKVVHYTPSAGIGIDEIKNISTVISVAGGKKKALAIKAFIKFFSPKYLITDEGAVTNLMNWEGTQGE, encoded by the coding sequence ATGGAAAATATCGCAGAACTTATTAAAAAAATTTCGCCGGAATCTGTTGAAATAATTGAAAAAAGGTACAGGATACTAAAAAATATACAGTATTATCAGCCGATAGGCAGAAGGTTGTTGGCCAATTACACTCATTTTACCGAGAGGACATTAAGGACGGAAATAAAAAAACTTTTAGAATTCGGTCTTCTTGAAATTGACGATAATGGTATGAAATTGACGAAAGAGGGAGAAAGCCTGATCGGCGATATGGAGGAATTTATTTTCAATTTAAAGGGATTGAACCGTTATGTAACGAATATAGAGAATATGTACAACTGCCATTGCTTGATCGTTCCCGGGGATGCCGATTCCGACGAAAGCGTAAAAAGAGAAATGGGGAAGAAGGCAGCTACCCTTTTAAAGAGTTTGATTAGAGGTAAAGAAATAATTGCGGTTACCGGTGGGTCCACGATGGCAGAAGTACCCAGAGGTATTACAAAAACTATGGAATACGAAAATGTAATGGTGGTTCCAGCAAGGGGTGGTCTGGGAGAAAGGGTGGAATACCAGGCAAATACCATTGCAGCGGAAATGGCGAAAAAACTGGGTGCTAAGTATAAACTTCTTTTTGTCCCCGAAAATTTACGGCCGGAAACCTTAAAGACCATAATTGAGGAACCCGTGCTCTCGGAGGTAATTTCAATGATCAAAAGAGCTGATATTTTAATTCACGGTATAGGTATAGCTGAGGAAATGGCAAGAAGAAGGGGGCTTTCTCAAAGGGAGGTTGAAATAATTAAAGAAAAAGGAGCGGTTGCAGAAGCTTTCGGTTACTATTTTGATATTGAAGGAAAAGTTGTCCACTATACACCCAGCGCGGGGATTGGCATTGATGAGATAAAAAACATTTCTACCGTGATATCGGTGGCCGGAGGAAAAAAGAAGGCCCTTGCTATCAAGGCTTTTATAAAATTTTTTAGTCCCAAATATCTTATTACTGATGAAGGCGCTGTTACAAATCTTATGAACTGGGAGGGAACACAAGGTGAATAA
- a CDS encoding phosphoglycerate kinase yields MNKKTVKDFDLKGKRVFVRVDFNVPLDENGNITDDTRIRAALPTINYLVENQAKVILASHLGRPKGKFNLKYSLSPVVMRLSQLLNKEVIFAEDCIGEKVENLVSNMNPGDVLLLENLRFYPQEEENDRDFAKKLADLAEIYINDAFGTAHRAHASTAGIAEFLPSGAGFLMQKEIEIMGKALENPERPFVAVLGGAKVSDKIGVITNLLNKVDSLLIGGGMAFTFLKALGYEIGRSLLEEDKIELAGSIIKEAKEKGVKLELPEDVVVAEEIKEGTDYKTVSVGEIPSNLIGVDIGEKTREKFAQIIKKAKLVVWNGPMGVFEIKSFSKGTLAIAEAMAESGAITIVGGGDSAAAVEQLGFADKMTHISTGGGASLEFLEGKELPGVAVLNDK; encoded by the coding sequence GTGAATAAAAAAACCGTAAAGGATTTTGATTTAAAAGGCAAAAGGGTTTTTGTGCGCGTGGATTTCAACGTACCTTTAGATGAGAATGGCAACATCACCGACGATACTAGAATAAGAGCAGCTCTTCCTACTATTAATTACCTTGTAGAAAATCAAGCCAAGGTTATTCTTGCCTCCCATCTGGGTAGACCAAAAGGTAAATTTAATCTCAAATACAGCTTATCACCTGTAGTTATGAGACTTTCTCAACTTTTAAATAAGGAAGTAATTTTTGCCGAAGATTGTATAGGAGAAAAGGTTGAAAATTTGGTAAGTAATATGAACCCAGGGGACGTATTATTATTGGAAAACCTCCGATTCTATCCTCAGGAAGAGGAAAATGACAGAGATTTTGCAAAAAAACTTGCCGATCTTGCTGAGATTTACATAAACGATGCTTTCGGTACGGCTCACAGAGCTCATGCTTCTACCGCCGGAATAGCGGAATTTTTGCCTTCGGGTGCGGGCTTTTTAATGCAGAAAGAAATTGAGATAATGGGAAAGGCTCTGGAAAATCCTGAAAGGCCTTTTGTTGCGGTTCTCGGCGGAGCAAAAGTAAGTGACAAAATTGGTGTCATTACCAATTTGCTGAATAAAGTTGACTCCCTGCTAATCGGAGGGGGCATGGCTTTTACCTTCTTAAAAGCCTTAGGTTATGAAATTGGAAGATCACTACTGGAAGAGGATAAAATAGAACTGGCGGGGTCTATAATTAAAGAGGCCAAGGAAAAAGGTGTAAAATTGGAATTACCCGAGGATGTAGTTGTTGCAGAAGAAATAAAAGAAGGAACAGATTATAAAACCGTATCCGTAGGAGAAATCCCCTCAAATTTAATAGGGGTAGATATTGGAGAGAAAACGAGGGAAAAGTTTGCACAAATAATTAAAAAAGCTAAACTGGTGGTATGGAACGGGCCTATGGGAGTATTTGAAATAAAATCCTTTTCAAAAGGTACTCTTGCAATTGCAGAGGCTATGGCGGAATCGGGAGCCATTACAATTGTCGGTGGCGGAGATTCGGCCGCAGCAGTGGAACAGCTGGGATTTGCGGATAAAATGACCCATATTTCCACAGGTGGGGGAGCATCTCTTGAATTTTTGGAAGGCAAGGAACTTCCAGGGGTTGCAGTATTAAATGATAAGTGA
- the tpiA gene encoding triose-phosphate isomerase, translating to MRHPLIAGNWKMYNNVSETMRFFDDFIKLVENLEGVEIAIFPPFTSLWEAAKKTAGTKIKIGAQNVHWEEKGAFTGEISPNMLKEIPCEYVIIGHSERRQHFAESDETVNKKVRAVLKHGIKPVICVGENLKQREENLTLKVVLPQVRKALADVELLSGEEIVFAYEPIWAIGTGKVATPEDAQEVIKSIRKEIETLYNKNIAENIRILYGGSVKPDNIKALMQERDIDGVLVGGASVDPQSFYKICAYKEQGVE from the coding sequence ATGAGACATCCCTTAATTGCGGGTAATTGGAAGATGTACAACAATGTTTCTGAGACCATGAGGTTTTTTGATGATTTTATAAAATTAGTAGAAAACTTAGAAGGAGTAGAAATTGCAATTTTCCCTCCTTTTACAAGCCTATGGGAGGCTGCTAAGAAAACTGCGGGAACTAAAATAAAGATTGGAGCTCAAAATGTGCACTGGGAGGAAAAGGGCGCTTTTACAGGTGAAATTTCACCGAACATGCTTAAGGAAATACCCTGCGAGTACGTGATTATAGGTCATTCCGAAAGAAGGCAGCATTTTGCAGAATCCGATGAAACGGTAAATAAAAAGGTACGGGCAGTTTTAAAGCACGGTATAAAGCCGGTTATTTGTGTTGGAGAAAATTTGAAACAAAGGGAAGAGAATCTAACTTTAAAAGTAGTTTTGCCTCAAGTTCGTAAAGCATTAGCGGATGTAGAGCTTTTAAGCGGAGAAGAGATAGTTTTTGCTTATGAGCCAATCTGGGCTATTGGCACGGGAAAGGTTGCTACCCCTGAAGATGCCCAGGAAGTTATAAAAAGTATTAGAAAGGAAATAGAAACCCTTTACAATAAAAATATTGCAGAGAATATAAGAATCCTATATGGAGGTAGTGTAAAACCGGATAATATCAAAGCGCTGATGCAGGAACGGGATATAGATGGGGTTTTAGTAGGCGGTGCCAGCGTGGATCCGCAGAGTTTTTACAAAATATGTGCTTACAAAGAACAGGGAGTTGAATAA
- the gpmI gene encoding 2,3-bisphosphoglycerate-independent phosphoglycerate mutase translates to MRKKPLVLVILDGWGLDDRVEVNAIARANTPNFDRFFKEYSGTILEASGLAVGLPEGQMGNSEVGHLNLGAGRIVYQELTRISEDIKKGEFFKNEVLLKAVENVKVNNSSLHLMGLLSDGGVHSHMEHLFALLRLAREHQVERVYIHAFLDGRDVPPACARIYIEQLEEKMRELGTGKIATISGRYYAMDRDKRWDRTQKAYDAMVLGEGIYAGSAMDALEMAYERGETDEFVIPTVILKDDKSPVATINDGDSIIFFNFRPDRARQLTYAFCDEDFDCFIRRKGFLKVYYVTMTQYDEKVKNANVVYKPQSLNNIFGEVISKAGFKQLRIAETEKYAHVTFFFNGGMEKAFPGEDRILIPSPKVPTYDMKPEMSAYEVTEEVIRQINRNYYDVIILNFANPDMVGHTGVFDAAVKAVEAVDDCLGRVVDAVKKTGGITIITADHGNVERMKDPETGEPYTAHTGDPVPFIIIDDKAYRLRRGILADVAPTMLYLLGLDKPQEMTGQNLILE, encoded by the coding sequence GTGAGGAAAAAACCTTTGGTACTGGTAATCCTGGATGGATGGGGACTTGATGACAGAGTAGAAGTAAATGCAATAGCCAGGGCAAATACACCCAATTTCGATAGATTTTTTAAAGAATACTCCGGTACAATTTTAGAAGCCAGCGGTTTAGCTGTAGGTCTTCCGGAAGGGCAAATGGGGAATTCGGAAGTGGGACATTTAAATTTGGGTGCCGGAAGAATAGTATATCAGGAACTTACCCGGATAAGTGAGGATATAAAAAAGGGCGAATTTTTTAAGAATGAAGTTTTATTGAAAGCAGTGGAAAATGTAAAGGTAAATAATAGCTCCTTACATTTAATGGGTTTACTGTCCGATGGCGGCGTCCACAGCCATATGGAGCATCTTTTCGCACTCCTTCGATTAGCCAGGGAACACCAGGTGGAAAGGGTTTATATTCACGCTTTTTTGGATGGACGGGATGTCCCACCTGCCTGTGCTAGAATTTATATAGAGCAATTAGAAGAAAAGATGAGGGAATTAGGAACCGGAAAGATAGCGACCATTTCTGGTAGATACTATGCGATGGACAGGGACAAAAGATGGGATAGAACTCAAAAAGCTTATGATGCAATGGTCTTAGGAGAAGGTATTTACGCCGGTAGCGCTATGGATGCCCTTGAAATGGCTTACGAAAGAGGAGAAACCGATGAGTTTGTCATACCCACCGTTATTTTAAAGGATGATAAATCACCTGTTGCTACAATAAACGACGGGGATTCAATTATATTTTTTAACTTTAGGCCGGACAGGGCAAGGCAGCTTACCTATGCCTTTTGCGATGAGGATTTTGATTGTTTTATTAGGAGGAAAGGTTTTTTAAAGGTATATTACGTTACAATGACGCAGTACGATGAAAAGGTGAAAAACGCTAATGTGGTATACAAACCACAATCCCTGAATAATATCTTTGGAGAAGTAATATCTAAAGCGGGATTTAAGCAGCTGAGAATTGCCGAAACGGAAAAATATGCCCATGTTACTTTCTTTTTTAACGGAGGAATGGAAAAAGCTTTTCCCGGAGAGGATAGAATACTTATCCCGTCTCCAAAAGTTCCGACTTACGATATGAAACCGGAAATGAGCGCCTATGAAGTAACGGAGGAAGTAATCCGTCAAATAAATAGAAATTACTACGATGTAATAATTTTAAACTTTGCAAACCCCGATATGGTCGGTCACACCGGAGTTTTTGATGCGGCGGTAAAAGCGGTGGAAGCGGTGGATGATTGTTTGGGCAGGGTGGTAGATGCGGTTAAAAAAACTGGGGGCATTACCATAATCACTGCTGATCACGGAAATGTGGAAAGGATGAAGGACCCGGAGACCGGCGAACCATACACCGCCCACACCGGTGATCCTGTACCGTTTATAATAATAGATGATAAAGCATATAGACTGAGAAGGGGTATACTTGCGGATGTGGCTCCCACAATGCTTTACCTTTTAGGTTTGGATAAACCCCAGGAAATGACGGGTCAAAATTTAATTTTAGAATAA